The sequence AGTCTATATCATCTGAGAAATCTTATTCGGAATCCGAATCTGAACAACAAGATTCAGTAGAAAATGAAATTCAGTCACACCCTAAGAGAGTTTTGGGGTTGCCCAGACCGGCCAGCTTGAATGCGTTTGATATAATCTCGTTTTCACCAGGGTTTGATTTATCCGGGTTATTTGAGGAAACAGGAGAAGAAGCTAGAATTGTTTCCGGTGCTCCTGTTTCAAATATTATCTCGAAATTAGAAGAAATTGCTAAACTTGTTAGTTTTACAGTAAGGACTAAAGACTGTAGAGTAAGTATTGAAGGGTCAAGGGAAGGTTCTGTTCATGCACAACACCTTTATAATTTTTGCTTTTGTTTCAGATTAATACTCTAATCATTTCAAATTAATTTCTGAATCTTGGGTTTGATAATTTTGCTCATAAATCTCTTTAAAAATTTCCTTTAGGTTACGATTTCATACGAAATTAAATTTTGTTTGAAATTATACAACTTTGGTATTTAACTCTTGCCCACTGAACTATGTATGGGTTTGAATTGTAGGAATGATATGTTTCAAAGATTAAACCATttttgttgtgattgttgtcaCATTTTCCCTTGAAAAATTAAAACTTTGTATGGTGTTCCTGAACTTGCCCATGACCTGTTTGCGAAAATGATTCATTGAACCATCATTTTGAATTCCAGTATTATCTAAAGAATGAAGGATTGAAATTGTTTCATAGATTTTCTTACATTACTTTTCCACTGATTTTTCAACTAAAATGTGCATGAActggtttttcttgtttaaactATGGGATCTAATTCATTGTAAGgctatttgatttctttttttaaaTCCATGTTGATCAGCAAGCTACCTAACATTGTGTTGTCATTCATGTACTACTTGCTCTAAGTTTATAATTTTCTTAATCAACCGCCAGCTTTGCAAATAGTTCTTTGTACATTTGGTAAGGCTTAATGAAATGTTTTATGTAAACAGCCGATGGATGCCTTACATTTTGTCCTTATGAATCACTAATTTGCCGTGGTAATTTTTATAGATGTTTCCTCCTTATGATAAAGTGTCATAGGAAACCAATAGACTCTACTTTGGAACtgtcaggcccactggggcaccccaccacctcggtggctacccggaagaccGTTCTGAAAACGGtggctggtaaccagaactaACCTGACTTCGGCGCTGGCCAAAAGAATAGTAGAGTCACTTAACTCGATTTATAACTCTGTGTTCCTTTGTGAATTTAAATTGCGAAATGCTTTCATTTTG comes from Papaver somniferum cultivar HN1 chromosome 7, ASM357369v1, whole genome shotgun sequence and encodes:
- the LOC113296726 gene encoding CBL-interacting serine/threonine-protein kinase 12-like, with the translated sequence MYKKIYKGEFIKVNFVVHDQNILSMYKKIYKGEFRCPRWFSPELVRLLTRLLDTNPATRFTIPEVMENKWFKKGFKLVKFYIEDDKLCSVEEADIESISSEKSYSESESEQQDSVENEIQSHPKRVLGLPRPASLNAFDIISFSPGFDLSGLFEETGEEARIVSGAPVSNIISKLEEIAKLVSFTVRTKDCRVSIEGSREGSVHAQHLYNFCFCFRLIL